In Gigantopelta aegis isolate Gae_Host chromosome 2, Gae_host_genome, whole genome shotgun sequence, the sequence GACCGCCCTACACTGGGCTGCAGCCAATGGGAACACCGAAGTGGCAGAGGCACTCATAGAAGGCGGGGTCGACTTAGAAATAAAGGACAAGGTTGGCCAATGAAACACTGGGATTTTAAACAATGTTATGGcactggtgttttttttaaatatattattctggtacctaaaaatatgttttttaaattcaggCCACGCAAGCAACACATGTGCCAGTGGCATGAAACAGAAACGTTATTACTATCTAATTAATCTCTGTATTCAGATGTATGTTTGCTTATGTTGTTACGGAAAACATAATATGGTTGCGCAGATTTGGGCAGGGACCCAACAATAATTTTGGGTCAGATAAATACTAATGTTGTCTTGCAATAGTTCTACAATGGTTTTGTTCATCAAACTACATTATAGGCCTACTGTTacgccacccccaccccccaacctaCAATTCTAGATCCGCACCTGGTTGCATAGGCTAGATTTATTCAGAAATGTATGATTTGTTTAcgtttattttcattattacagTCGTTAAGATTATTACTGTTGTCAGTAATATTATTGCTACTTGTAttattcttgtttttaaaaatattattaatattgtcaaTGGTATTATTATTGGTAGTGATAGCATTATTAGTaataacgtgtgtgtgtgtgtgtgtgtgtgtatgtgtgtgtgtgtgtgtgtgtgtgtgtgtgtgtgtgtgtgtgtgtgtgtgtgtgtgtgtgtgtgtgtatgtgtgtgtgtatatatatatagtttaacgACTGTTAtcccattattttatttcagtacgGCATGCGAGCTGTGCTGTGGGCCGCGTGGTTCGGACATCTACGGGTACTCAAACTTTTAATCAATGCAGGGGCTACCCCAACAGCTCGCAATAAGGTTGGTTTTTGTATACAAATTAAAGCTCCACAAACAAACGCACTAAAGTTGCCACTGTGTCAAAGTATATACAAAACAACCATCTTGTTTGTGTACATTTAAACATATTTgcgattttatattttttaaaattctgatattataaaatttaaatttgcgTCCGTGACACGTTTTTTGATTCAGATGTGATATGTTGGCCTCGTCAGAACAGACGGAAACTactatttgatttttttttttgcaccttATTAAAAGGTGTATTATAAATAATGGTAGTGGGCTATGTCTTTCACATTCTAGAGTCAGTACTTTTCAACAAATAGGTTTGTAGGAGCCATATGGACCTTCCAAGAAATAATCATTTCTCTTCACTCTTGCCCAGAGCCGCCGAGGGCCAAATCGAGTCCTCTGTATAGTCATATATGTGGAAACAGATGCAGCATTAACCCTCCACCTTCCAGCTAATTGTCCCATACCCTCTTAATAGCCGTTTCCAGGGCCAACTGTTTTGCTATCTGGACACTATATATTTTGCCTATGTGTAATATGTAACGTCAAAGAGAATCAATACTCGTAATAGTAAATGCACTCTGGTTTCTCCTCGGCGACTGCAGGACACGCCAGACGAAAGCGTCTGATACAATCCAGACGTTGCCGTGTCCTCGGGGAGCTCGTTATCCCTGTTAAACTGATGGACCTTGGAAACAAATACCAATTACTATAAAACTTGTATAGGCCATCTCGGATTGTGTCTCAGAACAAATAGTCGTCAGGGAGACATTCAATTAAAGTTCTTTGAGAGACACAATCAAATAAAACTAGACTTTCACTTAAAACACTGTAGGTGGGGATGGGGGTCGGGTTAAGGTGTGCGCGGTGGGTCAATTAATCCAAAAATCATGGCACAATTTGTATGGCCTTCTAGATCTCTGTCTAGACACAACTGACACCTTTAAGGAATTTTCCATATTGCGGATGAAGCGGGTAGATAAATGCACATATATTCATCCTCGACTTCGGCGGGATGTCTTTCTAAAATAATTGTCCTATATTCATTTAATACCGCATTTACTTAGTTTCAATttaggttcaagaacgctgtcttTGTCATGCGCATACACGTGGAGTATTTacactgtctgtctgttagtGGTTAACTTTGTGAGAGAggaatcaatcagtcaatcagtcagtaagtaagtcagtcagtcaatcaatgtttaacgacacgccagcacgaaaaatatattgacaaGTGTGCGGTTTTTCGGCGCGGTGCGGGCGCGTAACTCGGAGAAATAGGTtcatcaaaaacaaaatgctttGGTTATCAATAGCTATGTTTCCATATCAGTATTgtggttgtttgtttgcttggttgtgtttttacatctttttttgttgttgttgttgttgttgttgttgttttgtaagcGCGCTTGCGAAACGTCAAAAAACCACGTACACGGAAAATGAGCCTGTTTCCAAGCGTCTTCATTCACTCCTGTACTCTTGTCTCTCTTCACAGCAAGGTCTGGGACTGCTGCACTGCGCCGCCGAGAACAACCAGGTGGAAGTGATGCATTTCGTGTTCGAATCCATCGAGGGGCTCAATGTGAACGAGACGGAGAAGGTGAGTCTCCAGCAACAGATTGTGTCAAATGGGTAACTTTTAAAATCAGTTGGCACTCCGGTGTACGACCATCGACCCTACACATTGACAGCGTTCTCCACCCACCCCGGTCATCCCCCGCTCCAGTAAATTCTCCCATCATTCTCCCCTTGGTCATTTCCCCCTATGACATTCCCCAGTATATGGATTAAAGTATTTAGGTCTATCTAGTAAATGTACCGGATCGTTTTATTACATTCCTAACCTTTCTCCTCTTTCCTCtttcacattatttatttgtttggcttttaaaaatatatatatttaatttctttgGAATGTCTGTGTTCTTGATAATAGTTTGCTGTCTCcgatattgttatatatatatatatatatatatatatatatatatatatatatatatatatatatatatatatatatatatatacatacatacacacacacacacacacacacacacatacatacatacatacatacatacatacatacatacatacatacatacatacatacatacatacacacacatacatacatacatacatacataccaaatACTTGCACATctatattatttatagttattcATTGCACCTTCTGACATTGTTATTATAGTAGCGcaaaaaaaaatggtttcaaTCTATTCGAATGTCGAATGGTAACTGAACACAGGTTTTGCAACCCGTCAGTTGCTAgactttgtatatatttattaaataaactgTTCTGAGTTTTGCTTGTATTGTAACATGTCCTCGAGTAATACAAGCAATTTAGCgagttaaaattacatattacattcCATTACCTTTTGGTATCACTTTTATCTGTATACTTAAAAGTAGCACAGTTTCAGAGTTTGTTGTTCCAGACGTTTAGAGACATGGCCAAATAGCAAGTCACCTACTAAATGattcaatatattatttatccAGTCTGCTATATAGTCGCCTTATCCAagttgttatttatattttggtatggaatggaatggaaactcgtttaacgtgcccatatccacgaaggttcaggcacgcctaccacggATCCGACCTCTGGCTTCGCCAGTGGAGAGTTCCGTGGCAGGAGGTATTTTGGTATACAGCTGAATTATGGCTACGAATCCTTAAATCAGACAGTTCTAGATTAACGCCAGCTGTTGGAAATGCTCACAAAGCGACTTACGATAGCATGCATATTTAAGCGGAATAACAATGTACAGACAGAGCATACAAATTAACGTAACGTAATCCATACGACTCTGCATTTAATTAACTATTACGAAAATGTGCGATTCTGCCTTTAAGACAATAGTGATTATTTCATGTTTCCAGAATGACAAAACAGCCTTGCATTTGGCTGCCGAGAACGGACATCTGGACGTGATATTCAAACTCCTCGAAATGAGAGCGAACATCTCCATCAAAGACAAGGTAAGATGACTGATATCGGAATGCTATGGTGACCTTTGTAACTACATGGGGACGAACATAGcacagtgataaagtgctcgcctgatatgcggtctgtctaggatcgatccccgtcggtgggcccattgtgctatatctcgttccagccagtgcaccatgactagcattatcaaaggccgtggtttttgttatcctgcccgtgggatggtgcatataaaatatccctggtGCTCTCTTGCCTTCTCCGCCCACCCCaactctttcctgtcctggccatgacaggcgtgcgctaaaagagctttctctgaatgtgcacgttaatccctaTACCATACCTTATCATGGTGGAAAATGTGACaagattcctctctaagactatgtcacagttaacaaatgtttgacatccaataaccgatgattaataaatcaatgtgccctattggtttcgttaaacaaaacaaattgtaactgtacaagtacataaataaaatatttgctaTTTTTACTACTCAAGGTAGCATAATATCAAATAGTATATCGGCAGGGTACATTTCTAAGCGCACCCAACGTTTGATTCTACAGTTAAAGCTGCtagtcctgtcattggtgataaatgtgacagtgtttgttgtcactAAATATCTAGCCAGTTCATTCCTGTATTTTATTCTGAACGAGTGTCAGTGTATCAACTACtggtgtgcttgaaacatgtgcggggttCTATTAAAAATAGGATGACAATTtctgtgcggaactagggtagtcacagacgcATCCCATTATGTCTGGGATGAGCAGCTTAAACACCATTGTTTCCGATTCCATGGTGTCTGTTGATTGAAACGCTGCGTCTAGCATTTAGAATAAATAATTAAGTTTTACTTTCTTCCCATTGTGCGCCATTTTCAGACAGACATCAATTTCCGTAATGATTTCTAACTGTTAAGTGCATTCAATAGGAATCCGATAACCAAATCATAAATACTGTCATTTTCAATAAAGTTATTAACGTAAAAACGTAGTACTTTAAAatgatgttgtttttcttttgcttGTTACCATACCGATCTGTTGTGAAGTATACTGAACACCACTAAAAATGCACCATCCAATAATTACTGTTATCGCATGCGTGAGGTTGTTATAAAGCACACAACAACCCTAAACCTTGTGTACAATTTGTGGGTTACGTCATGCCTTACAGAACCAGAACACATCCAGTTATACAAAAGCAGTTAAATGTATTATGCTTTCTTCTCATGTCcttgggggtgggacgtagcctagtggtgaagcgcttgcttgatgcgcagtaagtttgggatcgatccccgtcggtgggcccattggtctatttttcgttccacgactggtatatcaaaggccgtggtatgtgctatcctgtttgtgggatggtgcatataaaagatcccttgctgcattgtgAAAATTtttgcgggttttctctgatgactacttttcagaattaccaaatgtttaacatccaatagccgatgattaattaatcaatgtgctccagtggtatctttaaacaaaacaaaacaaactttctcatGTCCTTTTAACAACTACAAATCTGATCAGTGCGTTTTCAAAGGTGTTCCGTGTATTATGATAACGATTTGTTCACGTGTATTATGATTTTGTTCATCCACAGAGCGGCGAAACGGCCGTCCACCTAGCCGCCAAAAACGGCCATTCCGAGATTCTCAAACGACTTCTCTTGTGTGGAATCGAAGTTGATGACAGGGATGTTGTAAGTAAATACTTCACCAAAACTGGTGACCATTAGTTCAGTATGAAATGACTACTTGTCTCAAATAtcgtatatatactagtataacaaATGTACCATGCAAATACTTGAGGAAGATAAAAATTATATCAAGCGATAAAATATCTTTGtatgagtaaaaaaaaaaaaaatgccgcATAGCTGGTGAATCTACTTTTAAAGGTGGCCATTTTGATTTATGACGTCATGAGAGAAACCTATTTGTCAAGGTTTGGGTTATtgagaattttaaaaatgtattcactGATGTGAGTTTTTGGTAAAATATTGGCACTTTTGTCTagcccgacccccccccccccccccccccaaaaaaaaaacttcttacATACCTCAGTACAAAAAGGAGCAGGCCGTAACCAAGTGAACGGGTTCAAAAAACAGTTTCTCTTAACATCcgcccctctcccccccccaaaaaaaagcgaaagcccccccccaaaaaaaaaaaataacccaaacaaaaacaacgtcAACTAactcaaaaaagaagaagaaaacacacacaagaaAGCACACGTAAAACCCCTGCAGATTAAGAATGTACTGAGGGGCTGTTAAGACAATAGTCTCGTCGTTTCCTTTCTTTATGTATCCTGTAATTATCCTTTTATTGCTTTTGACCATTTCCATAATTATCAAGAGGGCAATTTCGCAGCAGACAGTCTAATGCTATTCTCCCAAAATAACCCTTGGTCATTAAAACTGCACGTAACATATGTGACAAAAACGTTAGTGCCAAAGATAATTTAAGGATATCCAAGATGACTGTGGTTCAGAGAGAAGTCTTCACCAGTTTAACAGTTTAACTAGGGACATGGGGCACGTGTCCccctaaaacattaaaatgtccCTTTTTAACAATCTGTTTATGATTTTCGTTCAAGTGCCCTTTTCAGGAGTTGGTCCATGTGTCCTTTTTTCCCATGGTCCCCTCCCTAAAACATTTGCAGGTTCCGTCTTTAAAAATACAGGATGCTCTCCTGTCTTTGggaatatataaattatgtttgtctgtccggctgtctgactgtctgactTTCATTGAGTCTGTCTGTCCACCCATCtggtcagatcaggtcatatggttttacgtgcacattcagaacaagctgttgtagcgcatgcctcgGCCgtctcctccgtccaggacaggaaaaggtttggggtgggtggaagagggtaccgcccgcgctggcaagtgcaaggggtCACCAGCAGCCATCTATCCTCGTCCATAGTTTTGTTCACCGGTGCCTTCGCCTCTGCCTGTCCTtccgtttgtctgtctgtttgtctgtttgtctgtttgtctattGGTTTATTTCAATATGTTACAGGAAGGTTGCACGGCGTTGTACCTGGCGGCTGAGAACAACCACAGGGAGGCGGTAGACTTGCTTCTCGACTACACGGCCAGCGCTAACGCCGAGACCATCGTACGTGAGTTTTACATTCTCTgtgtggggcgagacgtagcccagtggtacagcgttcgctcgatgcgcggtcggtatgagatcgatccccgtcggtgggcccattaggctatttctcgttccagccagtacatcacgactggtatatcaaaggccgtggtatgtactaccctgtccgtgggatggtgcatataaaagatcccttgctgctaatcgaaaagagtagcccatgaagtggcgacaccgggtttcctctctcaatatctgtgtggttcttaaccatatgtctgacgccatataatcgtaaatacagtgtgttgagtgcgtcgttaaataaaacatttctttctttcattatccGTGTAACACCCGGGGTAGGTTGAGGAGGACGCGCGGTCGTGGTCGCTCCTTAGACTGGTTTTTCAACCTAATATTAAAGGAATTTATCACAGAAGACACTGCTACCAGTGAAATAATTCGCGAGCGATCGACCACCTGAACACGCCACTGATATCATCACGAGCTACAACTGACATCGTTCTCTTTTCttgtttgaagacaaaaatgttttaagggAAACAACTCTGGTTAAACGCTGCTCAATACAAACTGATTATTAAAAGATAATGCTAGAACGTGGACCATATTGTCTCATATTTATAGGTACTAAAGTTGGAATAAAGGAAGTTGATTATATGTTGTATATTTCAACACATTGTGTTGTGGTGTTCCTTATTCAGCTGATGCGTTTCTAATGCTCTTCAGTGTGTATATATGGCTTTTATATTCAACGCTCGTCCACGTTCCTGAAGGTCTAATTCAAACAGTTCTTTTGATATCCCAAAGCAACATCGCAATGCCCTTGCGTGTCTTTTTTGCATTTCACTGCGAGATTGCAACGTAACgatagtttagtgaattaggccccagtcgATAGATCAATACACCTTaacatatattgtaaatattcttCTAAAGAGGATCTTCATTAGtctggggcgggatatagcccaattataaagcgctcgcttgatgcgcgatcggtctaggatcgatccccgtcggtgggcccattgggctatttctcgttcctgccagtgcaccacgactggtctgtgggatagtgcatataaaagttccattgctgctaatcgaaaagagtagcccatgaagtgacaagagcgggtttcatctctcaatatctgtgtggtccttaaccatgtctgacgccatataaccataaataaaatgtgttgagtgcgtcgttaaacaaaacatttccttctttcctttgtTCAGTAGTCTATTTAAGGCATACCTTAACATGGTCAAGACTTTGCTGTATAATATTAAGGGATCTGTTCTGTCTCATCTGTTATTTTCTCCCCTGTTTCTTTGTTTCAGCGCGAGATGACCCCACTTCACCAAGCTGCCTTTCTCGGCCACCTCGACGTCTGCCAGAGTCTGGTCCGATCGGGATGCAACCTCAACGCTCAAAACTTTGTAAGCTCTAACCTCAAAAATACCATAtaaaagggactgtcctgagtttgctgccattgtaagatgtttccgactgatgGAGCCTTTGTTTTGATGACTAActtaacatattaaatacattttcttgtttagaataccggCATTTGTatgaacaaggtgtttgttatcgtactaatgttttgtagtagcctaaaccattttaaatttatgaaaaagaaatatatataacaaattaaatgaaacatcGCTGCTGTAAACATGAGCACACGACCACAAATGCATTGGATATAAAGACACgggtattgtaaacaagaaaatattcttAATATCCAACTGTAGTTGTCAAAAAAGGCTGTATTCGTAGGAAACATCAggcaatggctacaaactcgaGACAGTCATaatagattaataaaacaatgagtATTAATATTACATTAGAAATATATAGCTTAATAAATggttattgtaatattattatcacaactggtacatcgTCCCTCTGTCTGCCCGTCCACCAGTCCGTCCGTCCGGAGTCCATCAACTTTTCACATGTTCGGCCTCTTCTCAAGTTCCACTAGGCACATTTgaaccacacttggtcaaaatgaTCCTCTTACAGCCTTCACGAAGTGCTGTTACTTTTCGGGCCCATTCGAAATCCGAGGTGACAGTCCTTGCCTTTGGTTGACTGAGACATTTTCAGATTCTTCTCAAGTTCCATCAGCCAGATTTTAACCAAACATGGAACAAATTATCTTCTCACGAACCTAATGATGATATGGATACCTTTGTATTTGTCATTTGTCCCCTAATTATGTTACAGGTGAAATGAGTATTCACAAAATGTCAGGCTGATGCTGTTATAAAAGTGAATCCTGTACTGGCCCGGGTTACATTACATTCGTATTGTTCatcttcatttgttcatttagGTTGATGTCAAATTAGCGCTCACAAACGACCATTATCTGTAATATAGTATTATTGCTATGGCTCACATTTCAGTTATCGTTAGTATAATACCAGATGAACGACTCGGGTCCCATGGGTCTTTTTGTATTAGAAATATTCTAATGACTGTTTTACGTCGATATAGAACACAATTGTCCTCATAGCTGCAAATGTTATATATGATGACACTTTaatggggtggggatggggtgaaTGATGGGGCATTAGGAATGCTGAGTAGGGGAATTTCACAACAATAGGTAGCTAGACAGTTTGAAGATTGATGGACGATATAACTAGACTGGAAGTGTTCGTCACCGTCCTCAacaacagtggcgtagcgtgggttgccagcgcccggggcaaggcgcCCGGGGCATGCCAAGCATTGCGCCccttaaccagtggaccgttagcactccccgagttcCTTCCAACAGTCAAGAAATTTGCGCCCGGGGCAACCGCCTcggtggccccgcccacgctacgccactgctcaACCAGGCCAACTTCCGGTTGCAACTCGGAAACACGAGGCAAACAAGTGAAACATTACCAACCTGACTTATTTTTGTCAGCTACATCAACAGTCAgaaacacgataggacgtcatcgTTGAAGCCCAACAAAGTCACAGACAGCACTCCGGCGATACAGACACAGTGGAATGACATATCGTAGAACTTTGGTGAAACTAGTGCACATTTTcccatcgttttagatgaagagACGGACTtaacagctgtggtggcagtacgtATGAGTGGTGCcactggtggggcaggatatgctcacccaTGCGAACACCtaggctgagttcagccagaccgagcagaaaaaaacGTCCGTTAGACTGATTTATGCgctcacgttaaaccaaattgCCAtctcgggaaccaatcaaatagttcgcgaacgttagcaaaacgttcgctggctgaacttggggctgttTTCACAGTGATTCATTAgtgcagttatatatatattctaatgaggtgtgtcctgtgctagtttttatttagtaaaccagtctgggagtagcagtcctaTTCGTGGCGGTCAAAATAATGTATTGTCCACTATAGCATCTCCTCGTCGTGGACCTCGTTAGTCGCTAACCTCCTATAGACTGGGCACTAGATAGACATTACCCTCATagagacgaggcactagatagagattaccctcctatagacgaggcactagagaTTACCCTCCTagagacgaggcactagatagagattaccctcctatagacgaggcactagatagagattaccctcctatagacgaggcactagagaTTACCCTCCTAGAGAAGAGGAACTAGATAGAGATTACCCTCCTagagacgaggcactagatagagattaccctcctatagacgaggtacTAGAGATTACCCTCCTAGatacgaggcactagataaagattaccctcctatagacgaggcactagatagagattaccctcctatagacgaggcactagatattACCCTCCTAGAGAAGAGGAACTAGATAGAGATTACCTTCCTAGAGACGAGACACTAGACAGAGATTACCCTCCTAacgacgagacactagatagagattacCCTCCTAGAGACAGACACTAGACAGAGATTACCCTCCTAacgacgagacactagatagagattacCCTCCTAGAGacagacactagatagagattacCCTCCTAGAGacagacactagatagagattacCCTCCTAAAgaagaggcactagatagagattaccctcctgtagacgaggcactagataaaaATTCACTATTTTGCCTAATTCCCATTCGAGATACGGTCTTGGTCGCGGATAACCGTTTTGTTGTTGAGATTTACAATAGAAACATCGTGTCTCTACGACATCCACCTACTATACTTCAGTTTGTTGAAGGTCTTGGCTACTGACctccaaaatatttttaccGGTGGATTTTCTCAGACGAGTACAGATTCTGTGTGTCCTTACAGGATATGTGTCAAACAAAACCGCATTCACATTTACATCTTTCATCAGCATTAAAGTTCGAAATGCGTTTTCAAAGTGTGTtagtatatattgtaatttaatataatatgtactggATTCTCTTCATGTTGACCAGACCtgatatgcatgtatatttgtttaatttcagcAAGGAAACTCCGCCTTACACATGTCAGTATTAGGACATCATAAGGATGTCACTCTATTCCTCGTCAACCCCAAATGTGAATTAGATCTTCCAAACCATGTAAGTTCAATTTGGTTTTTCAAAACATGATCTGTACTATCATGCTTATGTTTTATAGGCAGGGTCGATAACCGTCTTTGGATTCAGGATTGTCTCCCCGTCCCAATCAGTCCTCGTACTGTGcaattaaagatcccttgctgctttttcaCAGTTAGCTTCAGTCTTCCATCTCattctcactctgtctctctgtctctctatctcccgCTTCCTTCCccccatctctgtctgtctgtctctctctgtctctctgtctctctctctctctctctctctctctctctctctctctctctctctctctctctctctctctctctctctctctctctctctctctctctctgtatatccaTCTCCTCCACCCCCTCTCTCTTATCTCTCCTCCACCCCCTCTCTatctcccctctctccctcccccccccctctcctctctctctctctctctctctctctctctctctctctctctctctctctctctctctctctctctctctctctctctctctctctctctctctctctctctctctctccccccaaGCTTAGAAATAACCATATAGTTATGTTATAAACCAAACAGCTTACACATATTCGTTCGCTTTGCTTTCGAGATGATTGAATATAACACTGATTCCTCTGTCTGTATTACCTATTACCCCAGCGACTACAGACGGCGCTGCACCTGAGTGTGGAGAACGAATATCTGGACATTGTGGAGGTGTTGCTGGCTGGAGGAGCAGACTTGGAGGCCAAGGAGAAGGTAAGGCCCAACTAAGCGAGAAAATAGTCACTCTCCGATTAGTTTGCCGTGTTCTTTGAGATATGCAGCACGCCATATTTAACTCACAGATTTTGttcattttaaactaaaatCTGAGTTATTCCCCCACGAATGTTTTAAATTGTGGACGGCCTCAGACATGATTTTCTAACATCAGGGTCTTGGTTTATGAAGCGATCTCAGCGATCTCAGCGATCTCGGCGATCTTAGCGATCTTAGTgcctagtaagttgtatgtatgtatgtatgtatgtatgtatgtatgtatgtatgcatgcatgaatATGTGTGTGCGTTCGTACGTGAGTgtaattattgtaaataatgCAACTTTATCACTAATTAATTATTCAGCTAGACACGTCACACTCTTCATGTGCTATAACGTTTTCTCACAGACCGGCAAGACTGCGCTACAGCTGGCCGCCAGGGGGAGTTTCGTGGCGATTGTGGACATGATCATCAAGGCCGATCGATACTACGCCAATACCCGAGTAAGTACGGCAGACTGGAGGAAACCGTCAGCCATCACTGAACACAGGGTCAGGACGTAGCcaactggtaaagcgctcgcttgaggcgcggtcaatcagggatcgatccccgtcg encodes:
- the LOC121380401 gene encoding ankyrin repeat and death domain-containing protein 1A-like isoform X2 codes for the protein MPFVASVSSSKSQLRKHSVECNGQWNASVVNDGGGGGCDDDDDEEDVDDDDDGDDGSGAQDSREHGREPNAMKKRDDKDILCEITTILQPADMTKREQRLHQAARDNDHVCVRKLLKEKVNLNCRNNLDRTALHWAAANGNTEVAEALIEGGVDLEIKDKYGMRAVLWAAWFGHLRVLKLLINAGATPTARNKQGLGLLHCAAENNQVEVMHFVFESIEGLNVNETEKNDKTALHLAAENGHLDVIFKLLEMRANISIKDKSGETAVHLAAKNGHSEILKRLLLCGIEVDDRDVEGCTALYLAAENNHREAVDLLLDYTASANAETIREMTPLHQAAFLGHLDVCQSLVRSGCNLNAQNFQGNSALHMSVLGHHKDVTLFLVNPKCELDLPNHRLQTALHLSVENEYLDIVEVLLAGGADLEAKEKTGKTALQLAARGSFVAIVDMIIKADRYYANTREYHDSDLGYVDPDLYLRKPVHPSASLMKTVMWKLATKQLKPADWKKLAVHWKFTPEHIRSIDHQYTGVHSYKEHGYRLLMIWLHGVRKDENVLKLLFEALIAIDKRQLAEHVRRQANMHSNKPCSPSVCTVS
- the LOC121380401 gene encoding ankyrin repeat and death domain-containing protein 1A-like isoform X1; protein product: MPFVASVSSSKSQLRKHSVECNGQWNASVVNDGGGGGCDDDDDEEDVDDDDDGDDGSGAQDSREHGREPNAMKKRDDKDILCEITTILQPADMLSDGVEIMTKREQRLHQAARDNDHVCVRKLLKEKVNLNCRNNLDRTALHWAAANGNTEVAEALIEGGVDLEIKDKYGMRAVLWAAWFGHLRVLKLLINAGATPTARNKQGLGLLHCAAENNQVEVMHFVFESIEGLNVNETEKNDKTALHLAAENGHLDVIFKLLEMRANISIKDKSGETAVHLAAKNGHSEILKRLLLCGIEVDDRDVEGCTALYLAAENNHREAVDLLLDYTASANAETIREMTPLHQAAFLGHLDVCQSLVRSGCNLNAQNFQGNSALHMSVLGHHKDVTLFLVNPKCELDLPNHRLQTALHLSVENEYLDIVEVLLAGGADLEAKEKTGKTALQLAARGSFVAIVDMIIKADRYYANTREYHDSDLGYVDPDLYLRKPVHPSASLMKTVMWKLATKQLKPADWKKLAVHWKFTPEHIRSIDHQYTGVHSYKEHGYRLLMIWLHGVRKDENVLKLLFEALIAIDKRQLAEHVRRQANMHSNKPCSPSVCTVS